One Manduca sexta isolate Smith_Timp_Sample1 chromosome 28, JHU_Msex_v1.0, whole genome shotgun sequence DNA window includes the following coding sequences:
- the LOC115443344 gene encoding RNA-binding protein 1 isoform X4 translates to MSRYREWDLSCKVYVGNLGTNASKYEIEKVFSKYGNIRNVWVARNPPGFAFVEFEDPRDAEDSVRGLDGTRCCGTRIRVEMSNGRTRRDRRYSRSRSRSPRRRSYSRGRSLSPRRSPSVRRRSPSIRRSRSRDRRSRSDSKSRY, encoded by the exons ATGTCTAGATACCGTGAGTGGGACCTATCTTGCAAAGTTTACGTTGGCAATCTCGGTACAAATGcatcaaaatatgaaatagaaAAAGTTTTTTCTAAATACGGCAATATCAGAAATGTATGGGTTGCGAGGAATCCACCCGGCTTCGCATTTGTGGAATTTGAAGACCCACGTGACGCTGAAGACTCTGTGAGAGGCTTAGATGGAAC aCGGTGCTGCGGGACGCGCATACGTGTTGAGATGTCCAACGGCCGCACCAGAAGAGATCGCAGGTACTCcag GTCCCGCAGCCGCAGCCCGCGGCGCCGCTCGTACTCCCGCGGACGCTCGCTGTCTCCGCGTCGCTCGCCGTCCGTGCGCCGCCGCTCGCCCTCGATCCGCCGCTCCCGGTCACGCGACAGACGCAGCCGGTCCGATAGCAAGAGCAG GTACTAG
- the LOC115443345 gene encoding UDP-xylose and UDP-N-acetylglucosamine transporter isoform X2, whose translation MHSQSTINVFLGCCLSAFLMEILMAHTPESANFVTFLQFFFITLQGFAVTTKFGTESPKIPLKQYTILVTLFFLTSVANNYVYALHVPSTLHMIIRSASSPASMLVYCCMKKQLPKLNNAVGSVLISVGVALAMYGGAPPAQQKGIFLYWCIGVTILLTTLITGAFTGLQQEMLYAKYGKHPNEDW comes from the exons ATGCATTCGCAGTCTACGatcaatgtttttttaggaTGTTGTTTGAGCGCTTTTCTTATGGAAATATTAATGGCACACACGCCGGAAAGTGCAaactttgttacatttttacaatTCTTCTTTATAACTTTACAAGGGTTCGCAGTTACAACGAAATTTGGTACG GAATCTCCAAAAATACCTCTTAAACAATACACAATACTGgtgactttattttttttaacaagcgttgcaaataattatgtttatgcaTTGCATGTGCCGTCCACACTACATATGATCATAAG ATCTGCTTCATCACCAGCAAGCATGTTAGTCTACTGTTGCATGAAGAAGCAACTTCCCAAACTGAATAATGCTGTAGGTTCAGTTCTGATTAGTGTCGGTGTAGCGTTAGCCATGTACGGCGGAGCGCCTCCCGCGCAACAGAAGGGAATATTCTTATACTGGTGTATAGGAGTCACTATATTACTCACCACATTAATAACGGGCGCATTTACTGGTCTTCAGCAAGAGATGCTGTATGCAAAATACGGGAAACATCCGAATGag GACTGGTGA
- the LOC115443344 gene encoding RNA-binding protein 1 isoform X5, whose translation MSRYREWDLSCKVYVGNLGTNASKYEIEKVFSKYGNIRNVWVARNPPGFAFVEFEDPRDAEDSVRGLDGTRCCGTRIRVEMSNGRTRRDRRSRSRSPRRRSYSRGRSLSPRRSPSVRRRSPSIRRSRSRDRRSRSDSKSRY comes from the exons ATGTCTAGATACCGTGAGTGGGACCTATCTTGCAAAGTTTACGTTGGCAATCTCGGTACAAATGcatcaaaatatgaaatagaaAAAGTTTTTTCTAAATACGGCAATATCAGAAATGTATGGGTTGCGAGGAATCCACCCGGCTTCGCATTTGTGGAATTTGAAGACCCACGTGACGCTGAAGACTCTGTGAGAGGCTTAGATGGAAC aCGGTGCTGCGGGACGCGCATACGTGTTGAGATGTCCAACGGCCGCACCAGAAGAGATCGCAG GTCCCGCAGCCGCAGCCCGCGGCGCCGCTCGTACTCCCGCGGACGCTCGCTGTCTCCGCGTCGCTCGCCGTCCGTGCGCCGCCGCTCGCCCTCGATCCGCCGCTCCCGGTCACGCGACAGACGCAGCCGGTCCGATAGCAAGAGCAG GTACTAG
- the LOC115443345 gene encoding UDP-xylose and UDP-N-acetylglucosamine transporter isoform X1: MHSQSTINVFLGCCLSAFLMEILMAHTPESANFVTFLQFFFITLQGFAVTTKFGTESPKIPLKQYTILVTLFFLTSVANNYVYALHVPSTLHMIIRSASSPASMLVYCCMKKQLPKLNNAVGSVLISVGVALAMYGGAPPAQQKGIFLYWCIGVTILLTTLITGAFTGLQQEMLYAKYGKHPNEMLFYTHAIPMPLFIGIYPELVDISQKLTWGLWICVVLNILSQYYCTHSVHNLATKETTVTVTFILTLRKFLSLLISSIVFKNNLTIFHVAGTLFVAVGTYVYFDYFTGTRQRPVSIKDK, translated from the exons ATGCATTCGCAGTCTACGatcaatgtttttttaggaTGTTGTTTGAGCGCTTTTCTTATGGAAATATTAATGGCACACACGCCGGAAAGTGCAaactttgttacatttttacaatTCTTCTTTATAACTTTACAAGGGTTCGCAGTTACAACGAAATTTGGTACG GAATCTCCAAAAATACCTCTTAAACAATACACAATACTGgtgactttattttttttaacaagcgttgcaaataattatgtttatgcaTTGCATGTGCCGTCCACACTACATATGATCATAAG ATCTGCTTCATCACCAGCAAGCATGTTAGTCTACTGTTGCATGAAGAAGCAACTTCCCAAACTGAATAATGCTGTAGGTTCAGTTCTGATTAGTGTCGGTGTAGCGTTAGCCATGTACGGCGGAGCGCCTCCCGCGCAACAGAAGGGAATATTCTTATACTGGTGTATAGGAGTCACTATATTACTCACCACATTAATAACGGGCGCATTTACTGGTCTTCAGCAAGAGATGCTGTATGCAAAATACGGGAAACATCCGAATGag ATGCTGTTCTACACTCATGCAATCCCGATGCCGTTGTTCATAGGAATTTACCCAGAGTTGGTAGATATTAGCCAAAAACTGACATGGGGCCTATGGATATGTGTAGTTCTGAATatattatcacaatattattgCACACATTCCGTTCATAACCTAGCAACCAAAGAGACGACCGTTACAGTCACCTTTATACTAACTTTAAGAAAGTTCCTATCTCTACTTATTTCGTCCATagtttttaagaataatttgACAATATTCCACGTCGCGGGCACATTATTTGTAGCAGTTGGTACTTATgtgtattttgattattttactgGCACAAGACAAAGGCCAGTTAGTATAAAAgacaaatga
- the LOC115443344 gene encoding RNA-binding protein 1 isoform X2 — MSRYREWDLSCKVYVGNLGTNASKYEIEKVFSKYGNIRNVWVARNPPGFAFVEFEDPRDAEDSVRGLDGTRCCGTRIRVEMSNGRTRRDRRYSRSILSTNHQHTNDLTTSLHNNYGSFANMPSANAARNNIPLNFCGRLSKLLRAAEVSNNCVPITILLTAVT; from the exons ATGTCTAGATACCGTGAGTGGGACCTATCTTGCAAAGTTTACGTTGGCAATCTCGGTACAAATGcatcaaaatatgaaatagaaAAAGTTTTTTCTAAATACGGCAATATCAGAAATGTATGGGTTGCGAGGAATCCACCCGGCTTCGCATTTGTGGAATTTGAAGACCCACGTGACGCTGAAGACTCTGTGAGAGGCTTAGATGGAAC aCGGTGCTGCGGGACGCGCATACGTGTTGAGATGTCCAACGGCCGCACCAGAAGAGATCGCAGGTACTCcag GTCCATTTTATCAACCAACCACCAACACACCAACGACCTCACCACATCTCTTCACAACAACTACGGCTCGTTTGCCAATATGCCATCCGCGAACGCCGCTCGCAACAACATCCCGCTCAACTTCTGCGGTCGGCTCTCCAAACTTCTGCGCGCTGCTGAAGTCTCCAACAACTGCGTTCCTATAACTATACTCCTTACAGCTGTTACCTAG
- the LOC115443344 gene encoding RNA-binding protein 1 isoform X1: MSRYREWDLSCKVYVGNLGTNASKYEIEKVFSKYGNIRNVWVARNPPGFAFVEFEDPRDAEDSVRGLDGTRCCGTRIRVEMSNGRTRRDRRYSRSRSRSPRRRSYSRGRSLSPRRSPSVRRRSPSIRRSRSRDRRSRSDSKSRLVLGSSPTRGENAKDIVQNE, from the exons ATGTCTAGATACCGTGAGTGGGACCTATCTTGCAAAGTTTACGTTGGCAATCTCGGTACAAATGcatcaaaatatgaaatagaaAAAGTTTTTTCTAAATACGGCAATATCAGAAATGTATGGGTTGCGAGGAATCCACCCGGCTTCGCATTTGTGGAATTTGAAGACCCACGTGACGCTGAAGACTCTGTGAGAGGCTTAGATGGAAC aCGGTGCTGCGGGACGCGCATACGTGTTGAGATGTCCAACGGCCGCACCAGAAGAGATCGCAGGTACTCcag GTCCCGCAGCCGCAGCCCGCGGCGCCGCTCGTACTCCCGCGGACGCTCGCTGTCTCCGCGTCGCTCGCCGTCCGTGCGCCGCCGCTCGCCCTCGATCCGCCGCTCCCGGTCACGCGACAGACGCAGCCGGTCCGATAGCAAGAGCAGGTTG GTACTAGGATCGTCGCCAACGCGTGGCGAAAACGCAAAGGACATTGTACAAAATGAGTAA
- the LOC115443344 gene encoding RNA-binding protein 1 isoform X3, which produces MSRYREWDLSCKVYVGNLGTNASKYEIEKVFSKYGNIRNVWVARNPPGFAFVEFEDPRDAEDSVRGLDGTRCCGTRIRVEMSNGRTRRDRRSRSRSPRRRSYSRGRSLSPRRSPSVRRRSPSIRRSRSRDRRSRSDSKSRLVLGSSPTRGENAKDIVQNE; this is translated from the exons ATGTCTAGATACCGTGAGTGGGACCTATCTTGCAAAGTTTACGTTGGCAATCTCGGTACAAATGcatcaaaatatgaaatagaaAAAGTTTTTTCTAAATACGGCAATATCAGAAATGTATGGGTTGCGAGGAATCCACCCGGCTTCGCATTTGTGGAATTTGAAGACCCACGTGACGCTGAAGACTCTGTGAGAGGCTTAGATGGAAC aCGGTGCTGCGGGACGCGCATACGTGTTGAGATGTCCAACGGCCGCACCAGAAGAGATCGCAG GTCCCGCAGCCGCAGCCCGCGGCGCCGCTCGTACTCCCGCGGACGCTCGCTGTCTCCGCGTCGCTCGCCGTCCGTGCGCCGCCGCTCGCCCTCGATCCGCCGCTCCCGGTCACGCGACAGACGCAGCCGGTCCGATAGCAAGAGCAGGTTG GTACTAGGATCGTCGCCAACGCGTGGCGAAAACGCAAAGGACATTGTACAAAATGAGTAA